The nucleotide sequence ATCGTGGACGACTATCAGCGCCGGCTGTATGGTTTCGCCCTGCGCATGACAGGCAACCGCGAGGATGCCGAGGAGATCGTGCAAGACGCATTCGTGCGTGCCTATCGTGCTCTGGGGAAGATGTCGCCCGAGCAGCGGGCAGACCTACGCCTGCAGCCGTGGCTGTACACGATCACGCTTAACGTCACGCGCAACAGGCTGCGCGGCAAGCGGCCGACGAACGTTGCCCTGGACGCCCTGGCCGACCCCGATGCGATCCTGCGCGAATCCAACGAAGGGCCGCCACAGCCTGAGACGATCGTCGAGCAAAATACCGAGATCGCACTCGTCGAACGCGCCCTCCTGCAGTTGCCGATGCACCTCCGCGCGGCCGCGACACTCCGGTTTATCGAAGGGCGAAGCCATCCGGAGATCGCCGAAATACTTCATCAGCCGATCGGCACGGTAAAATCCCACGTCCATCGAGCGGTGCGAATACTTCGGCGCATCCTTGGGCCGCAGATCGGTCGATTTTCCCCGGAAGGAGTCCCAATGCATGCGTTGTCGTGACGTCGAGGCGTTGTGGGACGAGCTCCGCGGCGAGTGTCAGGCCTCGCTCAAGGAGACCGTCCATACCCACCTGCGCGCCTGTCCCTCGTGCCAGGACATGTACGAACAGTACGAGGGCGTGGCGTATTGCCTCTCCTCTCTGCCCCGCCCCGAGCCGTCCTGCGACCTTGCCAAAAAGATAGTTCAGCACATTGGCGCGCTCAAAGGCAAGATACACTCGCCGATCGTCCTGTCCGCAATCGCGACGCCGCTCGGCCGAGTCTACGTTGGGTTCACGCATCATCGGATCGCGTACGTCAGCCTCGACGCCGGCGAGCCGTTCGACGACGTGGTCGCGCGAGCGGGCCACCGTCTGCGGCGCGACGTCGTTCCGGGCGAGGCACCGGTCTGGCTCGTGCGCGCTCTCGAGAAGTTCTTCAGCACCTGGACCGTCGACGACGCGATCGTGGACATCAGCGACCTGACGCCGTTCGAGCAGGCCGCGCTGCGCGCCGCGGCGCGCATTCCACGCGGCGAGGTGCGCTCGTACGCGTGGGTCGCAACGCAGATCGGTCGGCCGCGTGCCGCGCGCGCCGTCGGCCGCGTGATGGCGCGCAATCCGCTGCCGCTCCTCTTTCCATGCCATCGCGTCGTGGATTCGTCCGGCGAACTCCACGACTACTACTACGGCGTAGAAATGAAGGCTCGTCTTCTCGAAATGGAGGGCTACCGGCGTTAGACGCCAACCTTAGCCACTCCTAAAATGAGCGATCCTCGGATAGCGGCCATGCCGGACGTTCACGGTCATGCCAAGGGTGAGCATCGGCCCTACACCGAGGAGCGTCCCATCGCGTACTCGGCGCGGATGCTCTTCCTCTGGTTTTATCACGCGTGCCGGCGGTTTTCGCCGCGGTTCCTGATGGTGGCAGACCACGCGAACTACTTGACGTTCGAGGATCCGGGGGCCGTCAACACCGTGCGCCGCGCGCTCAAGCTCGCCCAAGCCGGCGATCTGCTCGGCGCCGCTGAGACGGCCGGCGTCGACGTCGCTCACGCCGCACTCGTATCCGAGGGGCTGCGACGAGGAATGCGGTTTTCGATCGGCGCGGAGATGGACAACGATCCGCGGGCGCGGCCCGACGCGCAGAACATCATCGACGCGATGCGCCCCGACGGCATTATCCGTTCGGTCCACTTCGTCCCGATTCAGCATCCGGAGAAGGGGACGGACTGGCTGTGGCCGTTCGACAACGAGGAGTTCGCGGGACTCTACGAAGTCGTGAGCACCGATCAGCTCTGGGACCTCTACGTCGCGAAGCTCGTCGACGACCTCGAGAAACTGCCCACGCACGTCGTCGGCCACTTCTACGTGCCCGCGACGCTCGGCCGGTGGCCGGCCCAGAAGAAACTCGAAGAGTACGAGGATCGCATGCTGGACGTCGCCCATAGGCGGCGCCTGGCCGTCGAAATCAACACGCGATTCCTCTATCGCGACGTCCCGGAAGATCGTAAGAAGAAGTATCTCGACGCCAATGCCCGGCTGATTCGCAAGGCGAGGGCGCGCGGCGTCGGCATCGCGATCGGCTCCGACGCACACAGCCCGCGGGACCAGGGCAACGCCTTCGACATCGTGCTCAAGCTGCTCGACGACGCCAGGGTCAACGAGGTGGTATTCCCGGTCGCCGGCCGATTGGCGCGCGTCGCCCTGCGCGCCACGCGCGAACACCTCGAGGCTCAGGCTCAGGCGGGGCGCCAGCCGATCGCGCCGGGGAGCAGCATCACCGGCTACGGCAGAGCCGAGCTCGGATTGCCGGAGGACGTGGAAGGCGTCGCGGGACGGCGCGAGGGCGCGCGCACGATGCGCGACGCCGGGCCGAAGAAACGCGCTGCAGCTTCGTCGACACCGAGCACGTCGCGACGATCGGCTGAATCCTCCTCGTCCGCGTCTAGAGCGAAAGCCGCCCG is from Candidatus Binatia bacterium and encodes:
- a CDS encoding methylated-DNA--[protein]-cysteine S-methyltransferase is translated as MRCRDVEALWDELRGECQASLKETVHTHLRACPSCQDMYEQYEGVAYCLSSLPRPEPSCDLAKKIVQHIGALKGKIHSPIVLSAIATPLGRVYVGFTHHRIAYVSLDAGEPFDDVVARAGHRLRRDVVPGEAPVWLVRALEKFFSTWTVDDAIVDISDLTPFEQAALRAAARIPRGEVRSYAWVATQIGRPRAARAVGRVMARNPLPLLFPCHRVVDSSGELHDYYYGVEMKARLLEMEGYRR
- a CDS encoding sigma-70 family RNA polymerase sigma factor, which codes for MSALAPLLTGVYVPSATTAGRPLRARPRGDSAPTVAKFESIVDDYQRRLYGFALRMTGNREDAEEIVQDAFVRAYRALGKMSPEQRADLRLQPWLYTITLNVTRNRLRGKRPTNVALDALADPDAILRESNEGPPQPETIVEQNTEIALVERALLQLPMHLRAAATLRFIEGRSHPEIAEILHQPIGTVKSHVHRAVRILRRILGPQIGRFSPEGVPMHALS